In the Plasmodium yoelii strain 17X genome assembly, chromosome: 3 genome, one interval contains:
- a CDS encoding fam-a protein, which produces MNKFYIQIVFFLLTISLYVNNKALATELAPKTSTTSNSTHHYYTPEEIYEKNKHLLCTNPEETINAENLMNEAVTHLEYHAKSDDGYELYGNNHYSRMFFYKKKHKDHTDVLKITFKVYGSDMYNQVVNMFWDPDHATFINTDSVKIARVYTPNLIIILQRYKKKFGHRQKYFHALATKVEISEDATIIAYSSADINDHNSKNEKYYQNEIIENANLFKTDIDSEDDIKNGKLKKTFVNLAGYLIENKDKFVNITYVESINGHASF; this is translated from the exons atgaataaattttatattcaaattgttttttttcttttaaccaTCTCCCTATATGTGAATAATAAAGCTCTTGCAACTGAGCTTGCTCCAAAAACATCTACGACATCTAACTCAACACACCATTATTATAC TCCagaagaaatatatgaaaaaaacaagcACTTATTATGTACCAATCCCGAAGAAACTATAAATGCAGAAAATCTTATGAACGAAGCTGTAACACATTTAGAGTATCATGCTAAAAGTGATGATGGTTATGAACTATATGGAAATAATCATTACTCCcgtatgtttttttataaaaaaaaacataaagaCCATACAGATGTTCTAAAAATTACTTTTAAAGTGTATGGTTCCGATATG TATAATCAAGTAGTAAACATGTTTTGGGATCCCGATCATGCCACTTTTATTAATACGGACTCTGttaaaa ttgCCCGTGTATACACtccaaatttaataattatactacaacgttacaaaaaaaaatttggaCACCGCCAGAAATATTTTCATGCTTTAGCTACAAAGGTTGAG ataTCAGAAGACGCAACTATAATTGCCTATTCGTCAGCAGATATAAATGATCACAACagtaaaaatgaaaaatactATCAAAAcgaaataatagaaaacgcAAATTTATTCAAAACTGACATTGATTCTGAagatgatattaaaaatggaaaattaaaaaaaacttttGTTAACTTAGCTGGGTACCTCATTGAAAATAAAGacaaatttgttaatatcaCCTATGTCGAATCT ATTAATGGACATGCTTCCTTTTAA